Within the Nitrospirota bacterium genome, the region GGGGCCATCCAGGTGTTGCGAGAACGGTTCGGCGTGCCGGTCGGCCTTTCCGATCATTCGGTCGGTATCTACACCGCGCTCGGCGCAGTGGCGAAAGGCGCCTGCGTGCTGGAGAAGCATTTCACGACCAGCCGTCAGTTGCCGGGGCCTGATCAGGGCCTCTCCCTCGAACCGCATGAACTGAGAGAACTCGTGAAGGGGGCGGATGCCGTCTATCAGGCTCTCGGCTCAGAGAAAGCCATCTTGGGCAAGGAGCGTCCGGTGCTGGGATTCGCCCGTGCTTCTGTCGTCGTCATCAAACCGGTCGCCGTCGGGGAACGGTTCACGGGAGACAATCTCTGGGTCAAGCGTCCCGCAGACGGGGAGATCCCCGCGCGTGAGTATAAAAAACTGCTCGGTCGGGTTGCGAAGGTGTCGATGCAACCGGATCACCAGATCAAGTGGAACGAAGTCGGGTGATAGAGACTGATGATCTTCTGTGCTCGCGCAACGCGCGCCCTCGGAAGGGCCTCGTTGCACGCGCGCAGTCGAAGATCCATCAGTCCCCATCACTAAAAGGGTAGTAAGCGAGTTTGGAGGGAGCATCTGTATGCGTACCATCGCTATTGTCACCGAACGCCGTGCGGACTACAGCCGGTTCAAGCCGATTCTTGAGTTGATCCGAGAGGACCCGGATCTCGATTACAAACTGATCGTGACCGGCATCTCTTTGATGGCGGAGCATGGCCGCGACATTGACGTAATCAAGCGGGACGGCTTTACCATTGAAGCGACGATCCCGATGTTTCTGGACCAGGCGCCGGACACAGGGGCAGAGATGACCAGGGCTATCGGTCGGGTGCTTCCCGGGTTGGTCGATCTGTTCGAGCGGCTCCGCCCGGACATCATCCTGTCGGGATTTGATATCGGAGCCAATTTTGCGGCAACCGTGGCCGGCGCGCACATGAACATCCCGGTGGCCCATATTCAAGGCGGAGAAGTCACGGGCAGCATCGACGAGTCGCTTCGTCATGCCATGTCGAAATTCGCCCATCTGCATTTTCCCGCCACAGAGGACGCGGCTCAGCGTTTGATCCGTATGGGAGAACATCCGAAATCTGTCTTCGTCGTCGGTTGCCCTTCCTTGGATGTGGTCTTGCACACGCCCGTCGTCTCCAAGTCTGAGGTGCTAGCAGCTCATGGGCTCGATCCGGAACAGCCCTATGTCGTCATCCTGCAGCATCCGGTCACGACGGAAGTTATGCAGGCGGGAGAGCAGATCCAGGAGACCCTGGCTGCCGTGCAAGAGATGCGGATCCAAGGCGTGCTCATCTATCCGAATAACGATGCCGGCGCACAACAGATCATCCAGCACATCAAGCAGAGCCGCATCGCCGTCGTGCGCAGTCTGCCTCCTGAGGGGTTCGTGAATCTGGTCAGGTATGCGGCGGCGCTCGTCGGGAACTCCAGCAGCGGGATCCACGAAACCGCGAGCCTGGGTGTGCCGACCGTGAACATCGGCAGCAGGCAGCAGGGGCGTGAACGGCCCTGTAACGTCTTGGATGCGGGCAATGACCGCGAGGCCATTAAACAGGCGCTGGATGTGGCCCTCTACGACGACGCCTTCAAGGCCAAGGTTGCAGAACGGGTGAATCCCTATGGTGATGGCCATTCGGCAGAACGCATTGTTCGTATTTTAAAGACCGTATCGCTGGATAACCTCATTCAGAAAAGGTTTTACGATGGCGAACCAGACTATCGCAGTGATCGGGGGGACAGGATTTATCGGCAGGCATGTGCTTGAAGCCCTGACCGCGCAGCCGGTCAGAGCGCTCGTGCATCGCACCCAGCCCTCATGGCTGAAGGGTCTTGACCATGTCGAGTCGATACAAGGGGACATCTTCGATCCCGCAGCGCTCGATGGTCTCTTGCACGGCTGTGAGGTGATGATCAATCTGACCGGGCAAGTCGAAGGTCCGGTGGATCGGTATCTGGACGTCAACGTGAGAGGGACGCTCAATCTGGCACAGGCCTGTCTTCGGCAGGGTGTGCCGCGCGTGATCCATGCCTCCTCCGCGCTTGTGTATGGCGATGTCCTCAATGCCACGGAAGAGAGTCCCTGTCACCCCTTCTCCCCCTACGCCACCATGAAATGTGCGGCGGAAGACATCCTCTGCTCGCTGCTCAGTCCGACGACAGAGGTGATGTGTTTCAGACTGTCGAACGTGTATGGCCCGGCTCAGACCAAGGGATTGATTCCCTATCTCTTGAACTGTATCCGCAACCGGCAACGCATCTCCATCGATGCCGATGGGGCGCAAACCAGAGACTTTGTCTATGTGAAGGATGTGGCTGCGGCGTTTACGAAGGCCCTGACGGTGCCTCACTGGGTCGACCGCGTCAACATCGGATCAGGCGTGCCCACCAGCGTGATTACGCTCTTGCGCCATATTGAAGAAGTGCTGGAGCTTCCCGCCGTCGGACAATATTGCCCGGAACATACAGGCGGTGAGCGGCGCAATACGGTATCAATCGAGCGGGCGGTGGCTTTGTTGGCCTGGAAGGCCACGACCACGTTGGATGAAGGATTGCGCGCAATCCTTCGTGCGCAGACGCTCACCGTTCATCATGAGGTGGCGGCATGAGGCAGTTCATCGAAGGTAAGACCATTCTCGTGACCGGGGGGACCGGTTCCATCGGGTCTGAGATCGTGCGACAACTTCTTACCTACGATCCCAAGATGGTCCGGGTGTTGTCCCGCAGCGAGCACATGCAATATCAGTTGATCCAGGAACTGGGCCGTTTGCCGAACCTCGTCTGTTTCATCGGGGATGTGCGAGACCCCGAACGGTTGAACCGCGCGTCGGTCGAAGCGGACGTCATTTTTCACGTCGCCGCGATGAAACATGTGCCCCTCTGTGAGTTCAACGCCTTCGAGGCCATCGAGTCCAACGTCATCGGCGCGCAGAACGTCATTAACGCCGCCATCACGAATAAAGTGAAACAGGTCATTGCGATCAGCACGGACAAGGCCGTGAATCCGATGAACGTGATGGGCGCGACCAAATTGCTGGCGGAAAAACTATTCACGAGCGCGCACCACTATGCCGGTGTCAGCGGGACCAAATTCGCCTGTGTCCGGTTCGGCAACGTGTTGGGGTCCCGTGGCTCCGTCGTACCAGCCTGGATCGACCAGATCGTCAAAGGCCAGCCGGTGACGATTACCGATCCGGATATGACTCGCTTCTTCTTGTCGATTCCGCAAGCCGTGAGTCTGGTTTTCAAGGCGATGAACCGCATGGTCGGAGGGGAGATTTTCATCTTGAAGATGCCGGTGTTGCGTATGGGGGACCTGGCTGAGGCGGTCATTCAACATTTTTCGCCAGATCAGGGCTTCGATCCCGCGGCCGTCGAACGAAAGATCGTGGGGATCAGGCCTGGAGAAAAGATGTACGAACTCCTCATGACGGAAGATGAATCGTCGATCGCCTTGGAGGTGGACGAGATGTTCATCATCCCGCCGCACATCGAAATCCCCCATCGAGGCCTGAAGCGCCGCACCTATGAAGGCGCCCAACCGGCACCGACGGCCGGATACGACTCCCGGCGCGATCTCCCTTTGGGGCGGCGGTCGATTCTCCAAATGTTGCAAACAGTATTTCCCGAAAGAGTCAGGCGTCCGAGCCCCCATCGTGCCGCCCTCACGGCATAGTCTTATCGAAAGGATTCTCCCATGAGCTTCCTCGAACAGAACCTCGCCATCATGGACACTCGCGATCCTGAGTTGGCGGCGCTCATGCGCAGCGACCTCGATTGCAGCCATATCGAAGTTGTTCCGTCCCATCAGCCTGAGGTGATGACTGCGAGGGTCACGCGGCCATCCGGTGAACAGGTCCTGCTCCATAACATCGAAGACCCGATCGGCAGCGCCGTCCGCTCGGCTGAAAAGCAGGAAATGAAAGCTGCGAATGGGTCGATCCTGCTCGGGTTCGGGCTGGGATACTTGGCCATGGAGCTGGCGAAGAAGGTAGAAAAGAAACATCCGATCATCATCTGCGAAGCGGACCCGGCTATGCTGAAAATCGCGTTGACACAGACGGATCTCACCACGGTGTTGGAATCGGATTACATCCGAATTCTGGTCGACGCTGAGATCGATCTGCCAAGCTGGATTCATAGACTGTCGGTCAAGTTTATGACCGCCAAGGTCGACGTGATTTCCTATGGCCCTTCCATTCGACTCTATCCTGACATCTACGAGAGGCTGACGCAGATTGCGCACAAGGAATCGATGGCGATCGTGTTGAACCGGAACACGACCCTGAAGGCCGGAGCGCGCATGATGGAAAATGTCCTGTTGAATTTCCCTGATGTCTTGCGGTCGTCCGGCGTCAAGCAGCTGGAGAACTTATTCCAGGGGAGACCGGCGGTGCTGGTCGCGGCTGGTCCCTCGCTGGAAAAGAATATTCATCTGCTTCGAGAGTTGCAGGGGCGGGCGGTGATCATTGCGGTCGATACGGCGCTGCGGCTACTGCTGCCGTTGGGCATCAAGCCGGATATCGTGACCACGATCGATTTCAATCAGGTGAATTTTCAAAAGTTCGCCAACGTGCCGATCGATCAGGATATCTCGCTCGTCTATCACCCTGGAGGTTATTACGAAAGTATTCGTGCCTTTCAGGGGCCACGGTTCACCTCGTCATGGGTGCCGAACCGGATCCCTGCATGGCTCATGCAGTATCTGGAGGGTAAGGGGGCCCTCTCGTGCGGCACGACGGTGGCGCATATGTCGTTCTTCCTTGCGCGGCATATGGGATGCGACCCGATTGTGTTCATCGGGCAGGATCTGGCCTTTCCGAAGAATCAGGTGCACGCGAGCGACCTGTCCCTGTGGGATATCAATACCACTGAGATGGACACCATTGAGGACATCTTCGGTGAACCGGTCGGCAGCATGACCTCCTTCAAACATGCCATCTACTATTTTGAGAAGGCCTTCAAGGAGACTCAGGCGACCATTATCGACGCGACCGAAGCCGGAGCGAAAAAGCAGGGTGCCCGTCCCATGCGTTTACGCGAGGTCATTGACGAATACTGCAACCTCCCTCCGTTGAACATCAAGGGGATGTTGCGGGACGCAGCCAGGACGGTGGAGAGTGCGCGAACGGCGGAGTTGCTGAGGGAGACGGACTTCATTAGTTCGGAGCTTGGTTGCATCACGAAGGAATGCCGGGACGTCGTATCGGTGTCGAGGAAGTTAAAGGTCAAAATCGATAAAGGCGAGATGGAGGATGAACAGTTCTGCAGGCTCTCGGAGACGGCCGAACGGCTCACTCAACAGATGGACAGCCATGGACGGGCTCTCTATCTCATGGGGGAGCAGAACTATGCGCTGGAGCTGTACATGATGCAGCATGATGTGGAGACGATCGACGAGATTGAGGACACAGATCAGAAGATTACAAAACAGGTGGAGCGAGCCGCGGTGTACTACCCCAGTGTCGCCCGTGCCGCAGCGAATTTTAAAAAGCCGCTCGATCGGTTGATTGATCGTCTGAAGCGTGCCCATGAGTTGGCGCTGCAGCCGCTTGGTTCCGATGCGACAGCGGAAGATTGGTATCAGCGTGGACTTGCCTACGGCAAGATCGATTACGGGAGAGAGGCGCTTCAGTCCGTTCAGGAGGCCTTGGCGCGCAATTCCGATCATGTGCCGACCTTAAAGTTTGCCGCACGTCTGTTCCTGGACGGCAATCGGACGGGTGAGGCCCTCGCCATATTAGAGCGGTTGAGAGGGCTCGTGCGTACCGATCGTAAGCTGGATGGATTGGTGCGAGATGCACAGGCGAAGCACCAGGCTTGGGAGGCACGCACGGCTCGTTTGAAAGCAGAGTTCGAAGGGAAGGTCCGAACAGAATCCCTTGAAGAGGCCGGATGGTTCTATTACCGGACGAAAGATTATCGGCGGGCTGTTTCCCTGTTAGCGCAAGCGGTCTTGAAGCACCCGACTGCCGAAGGTTATGCGAAGCTGGGCCATGCCAGGTTGAAGCTGGAACCGCCGGATGGCGTGGTCGAAGCCTGGGAACAGGCCCTGGCGCTCGATCCGACCCGCGCAGACCTATATAAGGCGATGGGGGACTTGGCCTTAGAACAAGGGTCTGAGGATCAAGCCGAGGCCTTCTTTTCCGAGGCCTGCCGTTTGGAAGAAGATGACCTCGACGCCTATGAAAAACTGGCGCGCCTCTATCTGAAACGTGGAGCCTATCTGGAAGCGGGAAGCTGTTACGAGAAGATGCTTCGCTTGGTGCCCAATCGGACGGACCTCATGCTACAAATCGCGGCCCTCTATCAACGACAGGTTGCCATGGCGACCACCCAATAGTCGTGAAAGATGAAACGTCAAACGAAACAATAGGTCATCCATGCTCGTCGGCTGTCCCTTTTGTCATCATACCCAAGCGACGTGTTATCGCGAGAAGCAACCGTTGCGGGTCAGCAATGGTGAATCTCGCAATATTATGAGGTGCGACGACTGTGGGCTGCTCTATTCGGATCAGCGGTTGGGCGTCAACGAGTCGAACGAGTATATTGCGCAGCACGGCGTAGGGGCAGATGGTGTTGCTCGTTCGTTCGGCAATCCTCGCGTCGGATTTACAGAACAAAATCCTCTTGTCCGCTTACTGGAAGGTGTCGAGAGAAAAGGGCGGGCGCTCGATATCGGAACCTGGTGCGGCAGGCACACCTATCTCTACGAGGCGCTGGGGTTCGATTCGTATGGATTGGAGGCGCATCAGGAAGCCGCTGCATTTGCGCGCAGTAAGGGGTTACAGGTATCCCATGGGGCATTCCCGGACGACGTGCCACGAAAATTGCTGAGCGGTAAGTATAAACTGATCTCCATGTTAGACATGCTGTACTACTTGCACGATCTGCAAAAGAGCTTCTTGAAAGTGCGGAAAATGCTGAAAGACGACGGGGTATTCGTCATTACCTGTCATCAGGGGTATTCGTCCTATTACGATGAGAGTCAGGGCAATTCGTATTTTAGCCGCTACGGAGACTATGTACAGGGGATTCCCACGTTCAATGGATTGCAATATTGTCTGGAGAAATCCGGATTCAAGATTTTGAAAAGCGGTGGTATCGCGTTTGGTACAGTCGTTCCTGCTCAGGGGGCTGACCTCTTTTGCATTCTGTCTGGTAAGGCATCATGAAACCGCCTGGTTCACAGCCTTTGCCCCTTGCCGTTCTTGAGACATTCGTCGTCTATAAGGGGCGTCAGGATGAGGCCTTGTTTCCAGGTCTCACGAGGGCGGCGAACGGGGATCTCTTCGTCAGTTTCTGCACCCAGTTCGATTGCCAGCCTGGCGGAGAAGCGTTTCTGATTCGTTCCAGGGACGAGGGCCGGACCTGGGACCGCCCTGTCACTCTGGTGTGTTCAAAGAAGCCGGACGGTTGTATCAACCTGTCGGTGGGTCTGACCACTCTCAAGGATGGCACGGTCCTCTATCCCTGCTGCGATACCAGGATCACTCGTAAATGGGACCAGCATGAAGCCGATCTCTTGATATTGCGTTCCCACGACCATGGAACAACATGGTCAGATCCGGTCCCGATCCATACCGAAGTGATCGAGCCCTTTGCCTATGGGAAAATTATCGAGCTGAGCAATGGAGATCTCCTCTGTCCGGTCTGGGGGAAGCGGCAATCCAATGAGCCTTGGCGGACAGGCCTGGTCCGTTCCCGAGACGGCGGCCAGACATGGGGAGAGCACGTCACCATAGGATACGACCCCAATACGAAGGTCCCACAGCCTCAGGACGAGATCGTGCATTGTGCGGGTTTCAATGAGGCGTCGTTGGTGGAGCTTCCTGACGGGCATGTTATGGCCGTTCTGCGTCAGCAGGGAGTGGGACCGGATGTGCGACAACTGTTCCAGAGCCTGTCTTCTGATGGCGGCCATATCTGGTCCTCACCTCAGCCGATGCCTCTGTGGGGCACCTCTCCCTCGCTCCATCTGACGGAATCAGGACTGCTCCTACTTGGATATCGGAACCACATGGGAAATCCCCAACGGCTTGCGGCGCCAGGCGTCGGGATCAGTCTGAGCCAGGATTTCGGCGCGACATGGACTGCACATCGATTACTCGACGATCCCCAAGGCCATTCATATCAACATGAATTTGAAGCCGGTTATCCGGCATTTCTCGATCTGGAGGGAGGTCGAGTGCTCGTTGTATTCTACAGTTTTGATCCGGCCCTCACGTATCACCGCTATCTAGCCGCCAATCTCCTCGACCTCTCAGTCTGCTGAAAATAGGCGGGGTGGCTAGGACGATCCCTGTGCTCGCGCAACGCGCGGCCTCAGAAGACCCTCGTTGGACGCGCGCAATTGGGATCATCCTAGCCACCCCTGTGTGAGAATGTCGCCTGCGGCCTTGCTGGACGAACGTTTTGAGCATCCTGCCAGCTGTTTTTCCATTTCCTCGATACGAAAAACCACGAAACCAGAAACTCGAACCAGGCCTTCGAGCAAGGCGTCACCTTCGCGTCTCACGCCCCGATCGACGAATCTGCACCAACCGTCACGAACCGACACAACCGTGCACTAGGCCCAGACGCCTCTAAAGTTCGCCAGGCCATTGTCCGATACACAGTCCATGCAAACTCATGAACACAGGGAAAGGAGGCAACAGGCGAGCAGGTCCCGGTGCAATGAGATGACACCCATCAGGCCGACGACATGGATGTTGCGGCATTTTAATGTTCTTGTACGGTATCAGTCACGGAGGAATTTCCAATGGCGTTAACAGTCAATACCAACATCCCCAGCTTAACGGCGCAACGGAATTTGGGTAACAGCAACGACATGCTGGCCAAGTCGTTGGAGCGTTTGTCCTCAGGTCTTCGGGTCAACCGGTCTGCGGACGACGCAGCCGGACTGTCGATCGCGACTAAGTTGAACATGCAGTCACGGGGCCTTCGCGTGGCCGTGCGGAACGCCGGCGATGCCGGGTCTTTGGTCAATACGGCGGAAGGAGCCTTCAACGTCGCTACCAACATCATCGGCCGGTTGCGTGAACTAGCCGTGCAGGCGGCCAGCGATACGAACACCGCTCAAGATCGTGCGACGTTGGGTGGTGAATCCAAATTGCTGGTCGCGGAACTGAATCGTCTGGCCAGCACGACGGAATTCAACGGGTCTTCGTTGTTGGACGGTTCGTTCTCATCCGGGAAAATCCAGGTGGGCGCCAACGCCGACCAGACGATCTCCTTTTCGTTGGGCGATGTTCGCGCGGCCCAGCTCGGAAAGTTTGCGGCCTTCTCCGTGGATATCGATAATGGGATCGGCTCGGCCGGGGGGAGCCAACAGAGCGGGTATGGGAACATCACGGCCGGGGAATTCAATATCAACGGCCAGTTGGTTGGGGCGACTGCCGGCACGGACGACCAGGTCTCGGTGCTGGAGCTGTTTTACAACAGTACCGGTGGCACGTTGCGGTTAGGGGATGGGACGGTCGGAGCCTCCGGCGCAACTGCATCGATGGGTACCTCTGCGACGACCGGAAACATCGCAAACCAATTAGCCTCTGGCGTCGGAGCCTTATACATCAATGGCACGGCGATCACCAGCCTCGCAACTGTGGATGGTCTCTCTGCCGCTTCCGGAACCAGTTCGCCTTATTCGACGAATAGCCAGTTCGTCTCGGCCTTTGTGGCGAAGATCAACGCGGCGGGAATCACGAATGTGACCGCGCGGCAGAACGCCGACGGCTCCACCTATGCGTTAGTCGCAGCCAAGGGCACCGATATCAAATTGGCCTACAGCAATACCGCGAACGTCTCGATGGGGTCCCAATTCAGCAGCATCGGATTGGCAAGCCAAGTTGTCGGGTCCGGTAACGCGACGAGCGAGGTCAGCACCTACAACGGCCAGTCCGGCGCCATCTCAAAGGCCGCGGCCATCAACAACGTCAGAGGTAAGACTGGGGTGGCCGCGGTGGCCGTTCCGAACGTATTTTCCCAACTAACCGGTGTGGTGGCCGGTACGCTCTCGGCCAATGCACTCTTCATCAACGGCTTCGCGATCGATGCGACGACGAACATCCTCGCAGGCGATAGCACGGGCGTCTTACGTGCGGCGATCAATGCCAAGACGGCTTCCACGGGGGTCACCGCGAGTGTGAGTACCGGAGGGGCATTAATTTTGACGGCCGCGGACGGGCGGAATATTTCCGCCTTCGTCGGGACGTCTGAGGCGGCTACGGTCACCGCAGCCAGCCAGGGAGTCAACATGTACAGGGGCGCCGTCAGGATGACGTCGCAGTCGGACGTCAGTTTCACCGGGAGGACCACGGACATCGGGTCTGCCTCCACGGGCGTGCCCTATACGACGGACCTCGAAAATTCATTGGCCGTGATGGATATCGGCACCCAAGCCGGAGCCAATACGGCGATCATGTCTCTGGATGCGGCCCTTGCGCAGATCAGCAAGGTCCGGTCTGACGTTGGAGCTTTGCAGGCCCGGCTGGACCTGACCACGCAAGCCCTGAACGTTTCTGCGGAAAATCAAGAGGCGGCGGCGGCTCGAATCAAGGATGCGGACTTCGCCTACGAAACGGCGCAATTCACGCGAAACCAGATTCTGGTGCAGGCCGGCACGGCGATTCTGTCGCAGGCGAACAGCACCTCGCAGATCGCGTTACAGCTTCTGAAGTAGCAAGTCAGACAGGGAGGAGGCGCGGGCGAGTCAGCCCGCGCCTCCGCTCTTCTGCATCATGAGGTTCAACCATGGTTGACAAAATTGATAGTAATATCCCGGTCGCCATTCAGACTCGTCCGATCGAGCGCGCCAATGTTCCGGAGGCGAAGCCCTCGCCAACCGTAAAACATGCGCCGGTCGTTGCGGCGGCGACGTACGACTTCCAGTTCCGTGTGAATCCTGAGACAGATGAAATCACCGCCACGATCGTCGATCCGCAAACCAGAGTGGTCATCAGAGAAATTCCCGCCAAAGAAATGCAGGCTGCGTCCGACGTGATCCGGAGACTGATCGGCCCGAGGGTCGATAGGGTCGTGTAAGCAGGATGCTGGACAGGTTACCATTCTGGAACCGCTGATCGGTGAGCGATGAATGCTGAATGCCGGCCGTGGAGACCGGCATGTCGTCTGTCCAGCGCGCATCCGTCCACGTTCATCGTTGGCTAGGCGGCCTTGTCGGTGAGCGTTGTGAGCATCCTGCTGTGTAGGCAAAATTTTCCCCAGATGTTCGCCATCGACGCGCAGAAAACCTCGAGCTTCGGACCTCGAACCTTCGTCAATCTTGTTTGTACTGCTCGTCCAGCCCGTCTCGCATAGTGGCTAATCCCTTAAGTTTCTTCGCTTCCTGCCGATAAAGACTCAGGGAAGGGAGCAAACATGGGCATTACCTCGACAGGATTATCCTCCGGGATCAATTTCGACCAGCTCATCCAGCAAGTGCAGGACTCCCAGCGCCGTCCCGTCGTACTGCTACAGTCCAGGCAGGCGACCTACCAGAAAGAAATTACCGCGGTGCAGAGCGTCAGCATCAAACTCTCCACCCTGCTCGCCGTGGCCAGTTCCGTCAACAATCCGGCCAACTTTAATACCAATACCGTGTCTGTCGGGAAGACCACGACCGGCATCTCGCTCCTGTCTGCGACCGCCAACAGCACGGCAGCGAAGGGGACCTATGCTGTGTCGGTGAAACAGCTGGCTCAGGGCGCCAAGGTGGCGGCCGATGGATTCGTCGATCAGAACACGTCGGCTGTTGCGGGAGCAGATGGGACCTTCCGCTTTAAAGTCGGCAATTCCGGGACGGAATACACCGTCCCCGTGACGTCCAGCACGACGTTGCAGACGCTACGGGACGGGATCAACACCTTGGGCGGCAGTGTGATCGCCACGATCATCAACGACGGGACGGGATCCAATCCCTACCGGCTGGTACTCGCCGCCAATGAGGGCGGTGTCTCGAACAACATCACTATTACGAACAACGACACGTCGCTGGATTTTGCCAATAAGAAGGTTGAGGCAGCCTATGCCGTGACCGGAAATAGCTTCGCCGGTACGATTACCTCGAATGCCGGCAACAATTATACCGGCTCGACGAGTAAGACCTTCCTGATCCAGGCCGTGACAGACGGGGCGCCGGGCGCCGCAACCTATAAATACTCCATCGACGGCGGTCTCACCTACTTGGGCTATGGGGGCGTTGCGTACGATGGGGCAGCCGGGACCGGGACCTCCGGGGCCGGTATCGTGGCTGCCACAGCCGCGACCGCGATCGACGGTACCGGGACCACGAACGAGGGCGTTCAGATCGACTTCGGGGCGACCGGCACCCTGGCCTCGGGCGACCGGTTTTCCGTGGATGTATTCGCACCCATCCTTCAAGCCGGACAAGATGCTGTGGTGGTCGTGGACGGTACCACCTATACCAAATCGTCCAACAGGATCACGGACATCATTCAAGGCGTGACCTTGAATCTCTTGCAAGCGGATACGGCGAATGCCGTCACGGTTGCGATCTCGTCGAATGCCTCAGGCGTCGTGGATAAGATCAAGAACTTTGTGAATGCGTACAATGATTTCAATACCTTCCTCAATGGGCAGCTCAATTTCAGTTCAACCGGCAGCCAAGCGAGTCCCTTGCTCGGAGACACGGCCCTGCGCGGGATACAACGTCAGCTGAAAGACATCGTGAGTGGCCAGATTCCCGGCCTCACTACGGGCAAAGCCAACATGTCTCAGATCGGAATCACGTCCAACAGCAAGACCGGCGCATTGGCAGTCGACGAGGCGACGTTATCCTCTGCTGCCAGCTCGGATCCTGAGGGGGTGCGACGGATTTTTCTGGGAATCGGCACGCCCAGCAATAGTGCTATTTCCTTTGCCGGACTGACGGTCAAGACCGCTGCCG harbors:
- a CDS encoding polysaccharide biosynthesis protein, coding for MRQFIEGKTILVTGGTGSIGSEIVRQLLTYDPKMVRVLSRSEHMQYQLIQELGRLPNLVCFIGDVRDPERLNRASVEADVIFHVAAMKHVPLCEFNAFEAIESNVIGAQNVINAAITNKVKQVIAISTDKAVNPMNVMGATKLLAEKLFTSAHHYAGVSGTKFACVRFGNVLGSRGSVVPAWIDQIVKGQPVTITDPDMTRFFLSIPQAVSLVFKAMNRMVGGEIFILKMPVLRMGDLAEAVIQHFSPDQGFDPAAVERKIVGIRPGEKMYELLMTEDESSIALEVDEMFIIPPHIEIPHRGLKRRTYEGAQPAPTAGYDSRRDLPLGRRSILQMLQTVFPERVRRPSPHRAALTA
- a CDS encoding methyltransferase domain-containing protein; protein product: MRCDDCGLLYSDQRLGVNESNEYIAQHGVGADGVARSFGNPRVGFTEQNPLVRLLEGVERKGRALDIGTWCGRHTYLYEALGFDSYGLEAHQEAAAFARSKGLQVSHGAFPDDVPRKLLSGKYKLISMLDMLYYLHDLQKSFLKVRKMLKDDGVFVITCHQGYSSYYDESQGNSYFSRYGDYVQGIPTFNGLQYCLEKSGFKILKSGGIAFGTVVPAQGADLFCILSGKAS
- a CDS encoding NAD(P)-dependent oxidoreductase; this encodes MANQTIAVIGGTGFIGRHVLEALTAQPVRALVHRTQPSWLKGLDHVESIQGDIFDPAALDGLLHGCEVMINLTGQVEGPVDRYLDVNVRGTLNLAQACLRQGVPRVIHASSALVYGDVLNATEESPCHPFSPYATMKCAAEDILCSLLSPTTEVMCFRLSNVYGPAQTKGLIPYLLNCIRNRQRISIDADGAQTRDFVYVKDVAAAFTKALTVPHWVDRVNIGSGVPTSVITLLRHIEEVLELPAVGQYCPEHTGGERRNTVSIERAVALLAWKATTTLDEGLRAILRAQTLTVHHEVAA
- a CDS encoding DUF115 domain-containing protein — protein: MSFLEQNLAIMDTRDPELAALMRSDLDCSHIEVVPSHQPEVMTARVTRPSGEQVLLHNIEDPIGSAVRSAEKQEMKAANGSILLGFGLGYLAMELAKKVEKKHPIIICEADPAMLKIALTQTDLTTVLESDYIRILVDAEIDLPSWIHRLSVKFMTAKVDVISYGPSIRLYPDIYERLTQIAHKESMAIVLNRNTTLKAGARMMENVLLNFPDVLRSSGVKQLENLFQGRPAVLVAAGPSLEKNIHLLRELQGRAVIIAVDTALRLLLPLGIKPDIVTTIDFNQVNFQKFANVPIDQDISLVYHPGGYYESIRAFQGPRFTSSWVPNRIPAWLMQYLEGKGALSCGTTVAHMSFFLARHMGCDPIVFIGQDLAFPKNQVHASDLSLWDINTTEMDTIEDIFGEPVGSMTSFKHAIYYFEKAFKETQATIIDATEAGAKKQGARPMRLREVIDEYCNLPPLNIKGMLRDAARTVESARTAELLRETDFISSELGCITKECRDVVSVSRKLKVKIDKGEMEDEQFCRLSETAERLTQQMDSHGRALYLMGEQNYALELYMMQHDVETIDEIEDTDQKITKQVERAAVYYPSVARAAANFKKPLDRLIDRLKRAHELALQPLGSDATAEDWYQRGLAYGKIDYGREALQSVQEALARNSDHVPTLKFAARLFLDGNRTGEALAILERLRGLVRTDRKLDGLVRDAQAKHQAWEARTARLKAEFEGKVRTESLEEAGWFYYRTKDYRRAVSLLAQAVLKHPTAEGYAKLGHARLKLEPPDGVVEAWEQALALDPTRADLYKAMGDLALEQGSEDQAEAFFSEACRLEEDDLDAYEKLARLYLKRGAYLEAGSCYEKMLRLVPNRTDLMLQIAALYQRQVAMATTQ
- a CDS encoding sialidase family protein; this encodes MKPPGSQPLPLAVLETFVVYKGRQDEALFPGLTRAANGDLFVSFCTQFDCQPGGEAFLIRSRDEGRTWDRPVTLVCSKKPDGCINLSVGLTTLKDGTVLYPCCDTRITRKWDQHEADLLILRSHDHGTTWSDPVPIHTEVIEPFAYGKIIELSNGDLLCPVWGKRQSNEPWRTGLVRSRDGGQTWGEHVTIGYDPNTKVPQPQDEIVHCAGFNEASLVELPDGHVMAVLRQQGVGPDVRQLFQSLSSDGGHIWSSPQPMPLWGTSPSLHLTESGLLLLGYRNHMGNPQRLAAPGVGISLSQDFGATWTAHRLLDDPQGHSYQHEFEAGYPAFLDLEGGRVLVVFYSFDPALTYHRYLAANLLDLSVC
- the neuC gene encoding UDP-N-acetylglucosamine 2-epimerase; this encodes MRTIAIVTERRADYSRFKPILELIREDPDLDYKLIVTGISLMAEHGRDIDVIKRDGFTIEATIPMFLDQAPDTGAEMTRAIGRVLPGLVDLFERLRPDIILSGFDIGANFAATVAGAHMNIPVAHIQGGEVTGSIDESLRHAMSKFAHLHFPATEDAAQRLIRMGEHPKSVFVVGCPSLDVVLHTPVVSKSEVLAAHGLDPEQPYVVILQHPVTTEVMQAGEQIQETLAAVQEMRIQGVLIYPNNDAGAQQIIQHIKQSRIAVVRSLPPEGFVNLVRYAAALVGNSSSGIHETASLGVPTVNIGSRQQGRERPCNVLDAGNDREAIKQALDVALYDDAFKAKVAERVNPYGDGHSAERIVRILKTVSLDNLIQKRFYDGEPDYRSDRGDRIYRQACA